A genomic window from Bdellovibrio sp. SKB1291214 includes:
- a CDS encoding ABC transporter ATP-binding protein: MSLTLNDIRKSFHQGDTEVAVLKGLNVSIEPGQIVSIVGQSGSGKSTLLSILAGLERADRGDILVDKVNLTPMTEQQLTLFRAQNISIVFQQYHLIAHLTALENVALALEILKMEDAKKRAEESLRELGLGHRLNHFPSQLSGGECQRVAIARALVVKPRILLADEPSGNLDTHTGDKVMDVFFDVVRKHNITTILVTHSESLAKRCQRVLRLEEGMLKDQ, from the coding sequence AAGTTTTCATCAAGGCGACACGGAAGTCGCAGTCCTTAAGGGTTTAAACGTAAGCATCGAGCCAGGACAGATTGTTTCGATCGTTGGGCAATCGGGAAGTGGCAAATCCACGCTCCTCTCAATTCTTGCGGGATTGGAGCGGGCTGATCGCGGGGATATTCTTGTGGATAAGGTGAATCTAACACCTATGACAGAACAACAATTAACATTGTTTCGTGCGCAGAATATTTCTATCGTATTTCAGCAATATCATTTAATCGCGCATTTAACTGCTTTGGAGAACGTGGCACTCGCTTTGGAGATTCTAAAGATGGAAGATGCCAAGAAGCGTGCTGAAGAATCTTTGCGGGAGTTGGGATTAGGTCATCGCCTAAATCATTTCCCCAGTCAGCTAAGCGGTGGCGAGTGTCAACGTGTTGCGATCGCCAGAGCCCTAGTGGTAAAGCCACGCATTTTACTGGCAGATGAACCCAGCGGAAATTTAGATACTCATACGGGTGATAAGGTTATGGATGTTTTTTTTGATGTTGTACGTAAGCATAACATCACGACCATTCTGGTAACCCATAGTGAATCCTTGGCAAAACGCTGTCAGCGCGTTCTTCGTTTAGAAGAAGGCATGCTGAAGGATCAATAA
- a CDS encoding agmatinase family protein has protein sequence MSEKTEKTAPKFDPTTTISAEFGIFGIPMTEEESKVVLVPVPWEVTTSYGEGASRGPQIIRDASEQIDLFDIEVGKAYEVGYHMRELPEDLMAMNDKYKAVAQELISMRTSLSDDTAKMDKLASEVNAACEKMSQWVYDQCSDVLKKGKLLGMVGGDHSTPLGAIRAVSDQFKGDFGVLHIDAHADLRVAYQGFKQSHASIMYNIMTDAKKPKKLVQVGIRDFCEEEYDFSESREDIKTFYDLELKRRMLKGETWEKICQDILKELPQNVYISFDIDGLDPAFCPHTGTPVPGGMSVDQIFFLFREIHASGRKIIAFDLNEVSTGGLEPHEVEWDGNVGARILYKMCGWLAKSNA, from the coding sequence CTGAAAAGACAGAAAAAACTGCACCTAAATTTGATCCAACGACGACCATTTCTGCTGAATTTGGGATCTTCGGAATCCCGATGACAGAGGAAGAATCTAAGGTCGTTCTCGTGCCCGTTCCATGGGAAGTTACAACCTCTTACGGAGAGGGCGCTTCACGTGGTCCTCAAATTATCCGTGACGCCAGCGAACAAATTGACCTTTTCGATATCGAAGTTGGAAAGGCTTATGAAGTTGGTTATCACATGCGCGAGTTGCCAGAGGACCTGATGGCAATGAACGACAAATACAAAGCAGTTGCTCAAGAATTAATCAGCATGCGCACAAGCTTGAGCGATGACACTGCGAAAATGGACAAACTTGCGTCAGAAGTTAATGCTGCTTGCGAGAAAATGTCACAATGGGTTTACGACCAGTGTTCTGACGTTTTGAAAAAAGGCAAACTTTTGGGCATGGTTGGTGGTGACCATTCAACTCCATTGGGTGCAATCCGTGCAGTGAGCGATCAATTCAAAGGCGACTTTGGCGTTTTGCACATTGATGCTCACGCGGATTTGCGCGTGGCTTATCAAGGCTTCAAACAATCTCACGCCTCGATCATGTACAACATAATGACTGATGCAAAGAAGCCAAAAAAACTGGTTCAAGTTGGTATCCGTGACTTCTGCGAGGAAGAATATGATTTCTCTGAATCGCGCGAAGACATCAAAACTTTCTATGACTTGGAATTGAAACGCAGAATGCTTAAAGGCGAAACTTGGGAGAAAATCTGCCAAGACATCCTGAAAGAACTTCCACAAAATGTTTACATTTCTTTCGACATTGATGGTCTGGATCCAGCGTTCTGCCCTCACACGGGAACTCCAGTTCCTGGTGGTATGAGTGTTGACCAAATCTTCTTCTTGTTCCGCGAAATCCACGCTTCGGGTCGCAAGATCATCGCGTTCGACTTGAATGAAGTTTCCACGGGTGGTTTAGAGCCCCACGAAGTTGAATGGGACGGCAACGTAGGCGCTCGCATCCTGTACAAAATGTGCGGCTGGTTGGCGAAATCAAATGCTTAA
- a CDS encoding lysophospholipid acyltransferase family protein, producing the protein MEAITSTLRGLGKTVLFLTFLLTYIVTSLFIAATTRDRNKRRRRFSANASRYCGLIARVALGIKLTVINKPAKKHDGSLLVANHMGFVDILLLAGIEPMSFITSNEMRETPFLGFVTELAGCFYVERRSRTKILAEMKRLASSLKDGLNIVLYPEATSTNGEKVLPFKRTLMMAATEAGVPIQPVVINFRSINGEPFNTRWRDAVCWYGDASFGEYFWKTLRLKSLVAEIEYLDIIYPNPNEDRGAVAEKAHAMISAKFVPVQQVGPAAEQVPTDLETDPT; encoded by the coding sequence GTGGAAGCTATTACATCGACCCTTCGTGGCCTTGGCAAAACAGTCTTATTTCTAACTTTCCTACTCACGTACATCGTGACGTCGCTCTTTATCGCAGCGACGACCCGTGATCGCAATAAACGTCGCAGAAGATTTTCCGCGAATGCCAGCCGCTATTGTGGATTGATCGCTCGTGTCGCCTTAGGGATCAAGCTGACGGTCATTAATAAACCCGCGAAGAAACACGACGGCAGTTTGCTAGTCGCGAATCATATGGGCTTTGTCGATATCTTGCTTTTAGCGGGCATCGAACCCATGTCCTTTATTACTTCAAATGAAATGCGCGAAACTCCTTTTTTAGGTTTCGTCACGGAATTAGCAGGTTGCTTTTACGTCGAGCGCCGCAGTCGCACTAAAATTTTGGCAGAGATGAAACGCTTGGCAAGTTCGTTAAAAGACGGGCTGAATATTGTTTTGTATCCTGAGGCGACTTCCACAAATGGCGAGAAGGTCCTTCCATTCAAGCGCACCTTGATGATGGCTGCCACCGAGGCGGGTGTTCCGATTCAACCTGTGGTGATCAATTTCAGAAGTATTAATGGCGAGCCCTTTAATACCCGCTGGCGCGATGCAGTTTGTTGGTATGGAGACGCAAGCTTTGGAGAATATTTCTGGAAGACTTTGCGATTAAAGTCATTGGTCGCCGAGATCGAGTATTTAGATATTATCTATCCTAACCCCAACGAGGATCGTGGCGCCGTTGCCGAGAAAGCTCACGCCATGATTTCGGCGAAGTTTGTTCCGGTTCAACAGGTGGGCCCTGCTGCAGAGCAGGTCCCTACAGACCTAGAGACGGACCCGACTTGA
- a CDS encoding ABC transporter permease, with amino-acid sequence MRSWRFGLFFIFNLSLGLTGFVSLQAFNVTLQNELTKNAKNILSADLSVSARRELTEAEQAAMNSVLPAGTKSGRIYEFFAMMSSSKGSRLVMVKAIDESYPFYGSLEMHSGKNIVPGGEKEILNSRKVWIYPELQQQMNLGVGDRLQIGKLDLEISDVVERDETQTFRMASLAPRVYVDLKLLPESGLIQFGSTFTQAYQFKFPEKTDENKIKEELFLKLTDPAISVDTPTSAGEDSGRQLGYLSDYLGLVAIIALFMSALGAAYIYRMFLYSRMKEIAILRTLGLQSIEAVGVYVIQASLLGLLATLPTVALSEIVLPVLTKVLGSFTPFALKPAVTMEAWGLCLLMAVLGSFVVSLPFLMKIYDLKAAKLFSEEKFAVNEGKFRIWPFIPAILVFYGLSVNQAHSWKIGSAFAGSLVATIAILLVAGYFVLKFAGTLKNLSRWYSKYSFLGLSRRAGASLAVFVALGLGALLINILPQLKNSLQSDLQVDKKSNLPSLFMFDIQDEQVAGIEKVLHENQVETLTLSPMVRARVLKVNGQDYERKIEGQGFKTREEEREARFRNRGMNLSYRDKLSSSEEIVEGRPMAPVFDPEKQKIAELSVEQRFADRMNFKLGDKVIFDVQGVEVEGEIVNFRKVKWTSFQPNFFVLVQNGVLNDAPKTFIAALPAMSQEKRAAMQNELAQKFANVSVIDVVRTVDEALATADKMSWSLELMAYLALFTGYIVLFSIVRSQIKLRRWEMNMLKILGASHREISGFILTEFAFLAFVSSLLGSFLSVAVSYGLNRVIFEGGFQFSLMQPLLSVLIITALSLLISFLASVDIVKESALSILREEK; translated from the coding sequence ATGCGCAGTTGGCGCTTTGGTTTGTTTTTTATTTTCAATTTAAGTTTGGGTCTTACAGGATTCGTATCCCTTCAGGCCTTCAATGTGACTTTACAAAACGAGCTGACTAAAAATGCTAAAAACATTCTGTCAGCAGACCTTTCGGTATCCGCAAGGCGTGAATTGACCGAGGCCGAACAAGCGGCGATGAATTCCGTTTTGCCCGCAGGTACTAAAAGCGGCAGGATTTACGAATTTTTTGCGATGATGAGCTCTAGCAAAGGGTCAAGATTAGTAATGGTCAAAGCTATTGATGAGAGCTATCCATTCTATGGCTCCTTGGAAATGCACAGTGGGAAAAACATTGTACCCGGCGGTGAAAAAGAAATTCTAAATTCCCGTAAAGTCTGGATTTATCCTGAACTGCAACAGCAAATGAATCTAGGAGTGGGCGATCGCCTGCAAATCGGAAAACTAGATCTAGAAATCTCTGATGTGGTAGAGCGCGATGAAACTCAGACCTTTCGCATGGCCTCGTTAGCACCCAGAGTTTATGTTGATCTGAAACTTTTGCCCGAGTCGGGATTGATTCAGTTTGGTAGTACTTTTACGCAGGCGTATCAGTTTAAATTTCCTGAAAAAACTGACGAAAACAAAATTAAGGAAGAATTGTTCTTAAAATTAACTGATCCTGCCATCTCGGTGGATACTCCCACATCAGCCGGAGAAGATTCTGGTCGCCAGTTGGGTTATTTGTCGGATTACTTGGGGTTGGTTGCGATCATCGCCTTATTCATGTCGGCATTGGGCGCGGCATATATCTATCGCATGTTCTTATACAGTCGCATGAAAGAGATCGCGATTTTAAGAACTCTTGGTTTGCAAAGTATCGAAGCTGTGGGTGTTTACGTAATTCAGGCTTCGCTCTTAGGTCTGTTGGCGACCTTGCCGACCGTGGCCTTAAGTGAAATTGTGTTACCCGTATTAACGAAGGTTCTGGGAAGCTTTACTCCATTTGCTTTAAAACCCGCTGTCACGATGGAAGCTTGGGGACTGTGTTTACTGATGGCAGTTCTTGGTAGCTTTGTGGTGAGTCTTCCGTTCCTGATGAAAATTTATGATTTGAAGGCTGCAAAGCTATTTAGTGAAGAAAAATTCGCAGTGAACGAGGGGAAGTTTCGTATATGGCCATTCATTCCTGCGATCTTGGTGTTTTATGGACTTTCAGTCAACCAGGCTCACTCCTGGAAAATTGGTTCTGCATTTGCTGGCTCGTTAGTGGCAACGATTGCAATTCTATTGGTTGCGGGCTATTTCGTTTTGAAATTTGCCGGTACTTTGAAAAACCTAAGTCGTTGGTATTCCAAATACAGCTTTTTAGGGCTGTCTCGTCGAGCCGGGGCAAGCCTTGCAGTGTTTGTGGCGTTAGGTTTAGGGGCGTTGCTAATTAATATCTTACCGCAGTTAAAAAATTCTCTGCAGTCTGATTTGCAGGTTGATAAAAAGTCCAATCTCCCGTCTCTGTTCATGTTCGATATTCAAGATGAACAAGTGGCAGGGATTGAAAAGGTTCTGCATGAAAACCAAGTTGAGACCTTGACCTTATCACCCATGGTACGAGCCCGCGTCTTGAAAGTGAATGGTCAAGATTACGAACGCAAGATCGAAGGCCAAGGATTCAAAACCCGTGAAGAAGAGCGGGAGGCGCGTTTCCGTAATCGTGGGATGAATCTCTCATACCGCGATAAACTTTCAAGCAGTGAAGAAATTGTCGAGGGTCGTCCCATGGCCCCTGTGTTTGACCCCGAAAAACAAAAGATCGCAGAGTTGTCTGTAGAGCAAAGATTTGCCGATCGCATGAACTTCAAACTCGGCGATAAAGTTATTTTTGACGTCCAAGGGGTTGAGGTCGAAGGAGAGATCGTAAACTTCCGTAAGGTGAAGTGGACCAGCTTTCAACCAAACTTTTTCGTTTTAGTTCAAAATGGCGTTTTAAATGATGCTCCCAAGACATTCATTGCAGCCTTACCTGCTATGTCTCAGGAAAAACGCGCAGCCATGCAAAATGAGTTGGCGCAAAAGTTTGCGAATGTTTCTGTGATCGATGTCGTTCGTACTGTTGATGAGGCCTTGGCAACTGCTGATAAGATGAGTTGGTCCCTGGAATTGATGGCTTATCTTGCTTTATTTACGGGATACATTGTTCTGTTTTCCATCGTGCGCAGTCAAATCAAGCTTCGTCGATGGGAAATGAATATGCTTAAAATCCTTGGGGCAAGTCACCGCGAGATTTCGGGATTTATCCTGACCGAATTCGCGTTCCTGGCCTTCGTTAGTTCCCTTTTGGGTTCGTTCCTAAGCGTGGCTGTTAGTTATGGGCTGAATCGGGTGATTTTCGAGGGGGGATTCCAGTTCTCGTTGATGCAACCGTTGCTTTCTGTGCTGATTATTACGGCTTTAAGCCTATTGATCTCTTTCCTTGCTAGCGTAGATATTGTAAAAGAAAGTGCTCTAAGTATCTTACGCGAGGAAAAGTAA
- the dinB gene encoding DNA polymerase IV, translated as MKKIIHVDMDCFYAAVEVKYNPELKGKPLGIGGPPNSRSVLCTASYEARKFGVRSAMPSSQAVRLCPQLILIPPHFDLYKTESRKVREIFERFTKKIEPLSLDEAYLDVTDCKEFGGSATLIAQEIRRLIFTELNLTASAGIAPNKFIAKIASDWKKPNGQFVVRPQDVDAFVTELPVEKIFGVGKVTAQKMHDLGLHTLGDVQKYSVPELHRWFGSRAQDLYDYARGIDHREVITEWERKSLTVEETYNKDLMTYEECKARIPGLYEDFIGRLERGQYQDRVKGMVVKLKFFDFKSTTHEEVIQGIPSENDFERLLEKAWNRRAVAVRLIGLGVRLGSEKKKDESVDSSQLKFAI; from the coding sequence ATGAAGAAGATTATCCACGTGGATATGGACTGCTTTTATGCCGCGGTCGAGGTGAAATATAATCCCGAACTCAAGGGGAAGCCTTTGGGGATTGGCGGCCCCCCAAATTCACGAAGTGTCCTTTGTACAGCTAGCTATGAGGCCCGTAAGTTCGGGGTTCGCTCAGCTATGCCTTCCTCCCAAGCCGTGCGCTTATGCCCGCAATTGATTCTGATCCCGCCCCATTTTGATTTATATAAAACTGAAAGTCGTAAGGTGCGTGAAATCTTTGAGCGCTTCACAAAAAAGATCGAACCTCTTTCTTTAGACGAAGCTTACTTGGACGTGACTGATTGTAAAGAGTTCGGGGGCAGCGCTACTTTAATCGCGCAGGAAATTCGGCGCCTTATTTTCACGGAACTAAATCTCACTGCATCAGCTGGAATCGCGCCGAATAAATTTATAGCTAAGATTGCGAGTGACTGGAAAAAACCAAATGGACAGTTTGTGGTTCGACCTCAAGATGTCGATGCCTTTGTGACAGAGCTTCCAGTGGAAAAAATTTTCGGGGTGGGTAAAGTGACTGCGCAAAAGATGCACGACCTAGGATTGCATACGCTGGGTGACGTTCAAAAATATTCAGTCCCAGAGCTTCACCGATGGTTTGGTTCTAGAGCCCAGGATTTATATGACTATGCCCGTGGTATCGATCACCGGGAAGTCATTACCGAATGGGAACGTAAATCACTCACAGTCGAAGAGACGTACAATAAAGACTTAATGACTTATGAGGAGTGCAAAGCCCGCATTCCCGGTCTGTACGAGGATTTCATCGGCCGCTTGGAGCGAGGTCAGTATCAAGACCGCGTGAAGGGTATGGTCGTGAAACTAAAGTTTTTCGATTTCAAATCCACCACTCATGAAGAAGTTATTCAAGGCATTCCGTCAGAAAATGACTTTGAGCGATTGCTCGAAAAAGCCTGGAATCGCCGAGCTGTTGCCGTTCGCTTGATTGGACTTGGAGTGCGCTTAGGTTCTGAAAAGAAAAAGGATGAATCTGTAGATTCATCCCAACTTAAATTCGCAATTTAG
- a CDS encoding arsenate reductase family protein: MLKVYEYAKCSTCVKALKFLDAKKVPYQKLPIVDKAPSQAELKKMLSALKERGGSIRNLFNTSGVMYKEMKLSEKLPSITETEAIKLLSENGKLVKRPFVLSDDVALVGFKEDEWKKEF, encoded by the coding sequence ATGCTTAAGGTTTATGAATACGCCAAGTGCTCGACATGTGTAAAAGCCTTGAAGTTTTTGGATGCTAAAAAGGTCCCTTATCAAAAACTTCCGATCGTGGATAAAGCTCCGTCACAAGCGGAACTTAAAAAGATGCTGTCTGCGCTGAAAGAGCGCGGCGGCTCTATCCGCAATCTCTTTAACACTTCGGGTGTGATGTACAAAGAGATGAAGCTTTCTGAAAAACTGCCATCTATAACAGAAACGGAAGCGATCAAACTCTTGTCTGAAAACGGTAAACTTGTAAAACGTCCCTTCGTTTTAAGTGACGACGTTGCGCTTGTGGGCTTCAAAGAAGACGAGTGGAAAAAAGAATTCTAA
- a CDS encoding GNAT family N-acetyltransferase, whose translation MFVTLFLDSTEEFKMFTALQSFYQLRTHKLHKFKSKVNINVEVGPFILKTVTDTEELREALALRWEVFHSEMLGKKSGRLDIDEYDYDCDHLVIKEKRTGKVIGTYRIRCSLHTNNFYSSNEFNIDTLLQQPGIKIELGRACIDKEFRRGTVISMLWRGIAEYMNATDAKFLFGCATVMTENPEEAALLQAYFEGEGRIAEVFQVRPTADFSMPKIREAKAQYQDSLTETQREKAEALMPPLCRAYLKAGAFIGGEPAWDRDFRCVDFLTILQREDLNSTLWKRFKMGS comes from the coding sequence ATGTTCGTTACTCTATTCTTGGATTCAACGGAGGAATTCAAGATGTTTACAGCACTTCAATCCTTTTATCAGCTACGCACTCACAAACTTCACAAGTTTAAATCCAAAGTTAATATCAATGTGGAAGTTGGTCCCTTTATTCTAAAAACAGTGACTGATACAGAAGAACTTCGCGAGGCCTTGGCGCTTCGGTGGGAGGTCTTTCACTCTGAGATGTTAGGAAAAAAATCAGGACGCTTAGATATCGATGAATACGATTACGACTGCGACCACTTGGTGATCAAAGAAAAGCGCACAGGCAAAGTGATCGGGACCTACCGTATCCGTTGCTCTTTACACACGAACAATTTTTATTCTTCTAATGAATTCAATATTGATACTTTGTTACAACAGCCGGGCATAAAAATCGAGTTGGGACGTGCCTGTATCGACAAAGAATTTCGCCGAGGCACGGTTATTTCGATGTTGTGGCGAGGGATTGCTGAATACATGAATGCCACCGATGCCAAATTTCTATTTGGTTGCGCCACCGTGATGACCGAAAATCCAGAGGAAGCAGCTTTACTTCAAGCATACTTCGAAGGTGAAGGCCGCATTGCGGAGGTTTTCCAAGTTCGCCCCACGGCGGATTTTTCAATGCCAAAAATTAGAGAGGCTAAGGCTCAGTACCAAGACTCACTCACGGAGACTCAGAGAGAGAAGGCTGAAGCTTTGATGCCACCGTTGTGTCGCGCTTACTTAAAGGCGGGCGCGTTCATCGGTGGTGAGCCTGCTTGGGATCGTGATTTCCGTTGTGTAGACTTCTTGACGATTCTGCAACGGGAGGACCTTAATAGCACTCTTTGGAAACGTTTTAAGATGGGTTCTTAA
- a CDS encoding L-threonylcarbamoyladenylate synthase, giving the protein MMSTNDALKKAQQVLEEGGVIGLPTETVYGLAARIDIPSAIEKIFTTKERPFFDPLIVHVSSIDMAKKVTAYWGPASQALAEVFWPGPLTLILPKDNSINSMITSGLESVGIRMPNHPIALGLIEEVGVPLAAPSANKFGRTSPTSATHVRVEFKNENVFVVDGGDCQIGIESTVLLVRHRPDKVELSILRRGHILKSDLEKVLKEKGFTFEFIEQVDKRESPGHMKHHYMPPIPLIVSTDSKRAVDDILKEVNQKLGQLPDEIESIKIIKPANGIAKAEVLKLSHDPLLATREFYGKLREVALKGADCIVFYKEPHQVGERWESLFDRLNKAASLIL; this is encoded by the coding sequence ATGATGTCGACAAACGACGCTCTAAAGAAAGCCCAACAAGTTCTTGAAGAAGGGGGAGTCATCGGGCTTCCCACCGAGACGGTTTACGGTTTAGCGGCGCGTATCGACATCCCTTCTGCGATTGAAAAGATTTTTACCACTAAAGAGCGTCCTTTTTTCGATCCGTTGATCGTGCACGTGTCATCCATCGACATGGCCAAAAAGGTGACAGCTTATTGGGGGCCTGCTTCCCAAGCTTTGGCTGAGGTGTTCTGGCCTGGTCCCTTGACTTTGATTCTTCCTAAAGACAACTCCATCAACTCTATGATCACTTCGGGTTTGGAATCGGTTGGTATTCGTATGCCCAATCATCCTATTGCATTAGGATTGATTGAAGAGGTGGGAGTTCCCTTGGCTGCACCGAGTGCCAACAAGTTTGGTCGTACTTCTCCTACGTCAGCAACTCACGTACGTGTTGAGTTTAAAAACGAAAATGTTTTCGTTGTTGATGGTGGAGATTGCCAAATCGGTATTGAATCGACAGTTCTTTTGGTTCGTCACCGTCCCGATAAAGTGGAGCTATCGATTCTGCGTCGCGGGCACATCTTGAAATCAGATTTGGAAAAGGTCCTCAAGGAAAAAGGATTCACGTTTGAATTCATCGAACAAGTGGATAAACGCGAATCTCCAGGACACATGAAGCATCATTATATGCCTCCAATCCCACTGATCGTCAGTACGGATTCAAAACGCGCTGTCGATGATATTCTGAAAGAAGTAAACCAGAAATTAGGTCAGCTTCCGGATGAAATCGAAAGCATCAAGATTATCAAGCCTGCGAATGGCATCGCTAAAGCGGAAGTTTTAAAGCTTTCCCATGATCCATTACTGGCGACACGCGAATTTTACGGAAAACTTCGTGAAGTGGCTTTAAAGGGTGCAGACTGTATCGTGTTTTATAAAGAACCACATCAAGTCGGCGAGCGTTGGGAATCCTTATTTGATCGCTTAAATAAAGCGGCATCCTTGATTCTGTAG